The following are encoded together in the Cheilinus undulatus linkage group 3, ASM1832078v1, whole genome shotgun sequence genome:
- the cept1b gene encoding choline/ethanolaminephosphotransferase 1b isoform X2 yields MSATGQQQGGGLRSRRSLGRDKDPGQGMGMEAACWLAPGVLRRLIELPSPPLSRHQLKRLEEHRYSSAGRSLLEPLMQRYWEWLVGRVPSWIAPNLITIIGLATNVFTTLVLVYYCPTATEQAPLWAYLLCAVGLFIYQSLDAIDGKQARRTNSSSPLGELFDHGCDSLSTVFVVLGTSIAVQMGTNPDWMFFCCFAGMFMFYCAHWQTYVSGTLRFGIFDITEVQICLAGLQMLTATVGPSLWNVMIPILNVQMKMVPAVCTFLGAIFSCTNYFRVIFTGGVGKNGSTIAGTSVLSPVLHIGSVIILAMMIYKKSAVQLFEKHPCLYILAFGFVSAKITNKLVVAHMTKSEMHLHDLAFLGPGLLFLDQYFNSFIDEYLVLWIALIISLFDLVRYCVSVCNQIACHLHIFVFKIKPCSVLSSAPH; encoded by the exons ATGAGCGCGACGGGGCAGCAGCAAGGGGGGGGCCTGCGTTCTCGCCGAAGCCTTGGCCGGGACAAGGACCCCGGGCAGGGCATGGGCATGGAGGCGGCCTGCTGGCTGGCCCCCGGAGTGCTGCGCAGGCTGATCGAACTGCCCTCTCCCCCGCTGTCCCGACACCAGCTGAAGAGACTGGAGGAGCACAG GTACAGCAGTGCAGGTCGCTCCCTGCTGGAGCCTCTGATGCAGCGTTACTGGGAGTGGTTAGTGGGTCGTGTTCCCTCCTGGATCGCCCCAAACCTCATCACCATCATCGGCCTCGCCACCAATGTCTTCACCACTCTTGTACTCGTCTACTACTGCCCCACTGCCACTGAACAG GCTCCTCTGTGGGCGTACCTGCTGTGTGCTGTGGGTCTGTTTATCTACCAGTCCTTGGACGCCATCGACGGAAAGCAGGCCAGACGCACCAACAGCAGCTCTCCACTGGGGGAGCTGTTCGACCACGGCTGTGATTCCCTCTCCACTG TGTTCGTGGTGTTAGGAACTAGTATAGCTGTTCAAATGGGAACCAACCCAGACTGGATGTTCTTCTGCTGCTTTGCCGGGATGTTCATGTTCTACTGCGCCCACTGGCAAACATACGTGTCAGGAACGCTGCGCTTCGGCAT ATTTGACATAACAGAGGTGCAGATCTGTCTAGCAGGATTACAGATGCTCACAGCCACTGTGGGTCCTTCTCTGTGGAACGTGATG ATTCCGATCCTTAATGTCCAGATGAAAATGGTTCCAGCCGTCTGCACTTTTTTAGGAGCCATCTTCTCCTGCACCAATTACTTCAGAGTTATTTTTACAGGAGGtgtgggcaaaaatggatccaCAATAGCT GGAACCAGCGTCCTCTCTCCTGTCTTACATATTGGTTCAGTAATAATTTTGGCAATGATGATTTACAAGAAGTCTGCTGTTCAGCTCTTCGAGAAACATCCGTGTCTTTATATCCTGGCCTTCGGCTTTGTCTCGGCCAAAATCACCAATAAATTAGTT gtAGCACATATGACAAAAAGTGAGATGCATCTCCACGATTTAGCCTTCCTGGGCCCAGGACTTCTATTCCTGGATCAATATTTCAATAGTTTTATTGATGAGTACCTGGTGCTATGGATTGCACTg
- the cept1b gene encoding choline/ethanolaminephosphotransferase 1b isoform X1: MSATGQQQGGGLRSRRSLGRDKDPGQGMGMEAACWLAPGVLRRLIELPSPPLSRHQLKRLEEHRYSSAGRSLLEPLMQRYWEWLVGRVPSWIAPNLITIIGLATNVFTTLVLVYYCPTATEQAPLWAYLLCAVGLFIYQSLDAIDGKQARRTNSSSPLGELFDHGCDSLSTVFVVLGTSIAVQMGTNPDWMFFCCFAGMFMFYCAHWQTYVSGTLRFGIIDVTEVQIFIIIMYLLAAVGGSAFWQSLIPILNVQMKMVPAVCTFLGAIFSCTNYFRVIFTGGVGKNGSTIAGTSVLSPVLHIGSVIILAMMIYKKSAVQLFEKHPCLYILAFGFVSAKITNKLVVAHMTKSEMHLHDLAFLGPGLLFLDQYFNSFIDEYLVLWIALIISLFDLVRYCVSVCNQIACHLHIFVFKIKPCSVLSSAPH, encoded by the exons ATGAGCGCGACGGGGCAGCAGCAAGGGGGGGGCCTGCGTTCTCGCCGAAGCCTTGGCCGGGACAAGGACCCCGGGCAGGGCATGGGCATGGAGGCGGCCTGCTGGCTGGCCCCCGGAGTGCTGCGCAGGCTGATCGAACTGCCCTCTCCCCCGCTGTCCCGACACCAGCTGAAGAGACTGGAGGAGCACAG GTACAGCAGTGCAGGTCGCTCCCTGCTGGAGCCTCTGATGCAGCGTTACTGGGAGTGGTTAGTGGGTCGTGTTCCCTCCTGGATCGCCCCAAACCTCATCACCATCATCGGCCTCGCCACCAATGTCTTCACCACTCTTGTACTCGTCTACTACTGCCCCACTGCCACTGAACAG GCTCCTCTGTGGGCGTACCTGCTGTGTGCTGTGGGTCTGTTTATCTACCAGTCCTTGGACGCCATCGACGGAAAGCAGGCCAGACGCACCAACAGCAGCTCTCCACTGGGGGAGCTGTTCGACCACGGCTGTGATTCCCTCTCCACTG TGTTCGTGGTGTTAGGAACTAGTATAGCTGTTCAAATGGGAACCAACCCAGACTGGATGTTCTTCTGCTGCTTTGCCGGGATGTTCATGTTCTACTGCGCCCACTGGCAAACATACGTGTCAGGAACGCTGCGCTTCGGCAT CATTGATGTGACTGAGGTGCAAATCTTCATAATAATCATGTATTTGCTGGCCGCCGTGGGAGGATCTGCTTTTTGGCAGTCACTG ATTCCGATCCTTAATGTCCAGATGAAAATGGTTCCAGCCGTCTGCACTTTTTTAGGAGCCATCTTCTCCTGCACCAATTACTTCAGAGTTATTTTTACAGGAGGtgtgggcaaaaatggatccaCAATAGCT GGAACCAGCGTCCTCTCTCCTGTCTTACATATTGGTTCAGTAATAATTTTGGCAATGATGATTTACAAGAAGTCTGCTGTTCAGCTCTTCGAGAAACATCCGTGTCTTTATATCCTGGCCTTCGGCTTTGTCTCGGCCAAAATCACCAATAAATTAGTT gtAGCACATATGACAAAAAGTGAGATGCATCTCCACGATTTAGCCTTCCTGGGCCCAGGACTTCTATTCCTGGATCAATATTTCAATAGTTTTATTGATGAGTACCTGGTGCTATGGATTGCACTg